TAATAGCTTAATTTATCGCATTTATCAACACCTTTATTTATCGGCTTGACTCTTAACCAGGGGTTCATACTAGCAGAGTTTTGTGATTTCCTATCGGCTTTACTGGTTTTAAAGGGTGAAAAAATATACTTAGGTTTTTTCATTTTTATCGCATATTTATGTAATAATTAGACTTATGAATATAGATACAATATCTCCGCTGAAACAATCAGAAAAAAGCGTTAATAATTGCTCCGATATTAGCCCGAGAGTTTCAAGAATACCAGCCTTTGATGATAATTATATCTGGTTTATTCATGGATTAGCGAATCTTCATGCGGAACAACAAATAATCATTGTCGATCCCGGTGAAGCAGCACCGGTTATTGAGGCAATCAAGGCCAATGACTATCAGCCACAGGCTATTTTTATTACTCATCACCATGCAGATCATACCGGCGGCATCAGTGAATTGCTAAAAACTTACAATATTCCAGTCTATGGCCCGCAAAACGAAACCATTGAGTCGATTAATTTCACTCTCAATGAAGAGCTTTCTATCAATATGCCCGATATGGGTCTCAGTTTTGATGTGTTGGATGTCCCTGGGCACACGCGTGGTCACATCGCTTATGTTGGTCATCACTTACTTTTTATTGGAGATACTTTATTTGCTGGAGGTTGTGGGCGGATATTTGAAGGCACAAGTGAACAAATGCACCATTCTCTGGCCAAGTTGCTCAAGCTAAGTGATGAAACAATGGTTTATTGCGCGCATGAATACACTACAGACAATCTTGTCTTCGCCCAGCGAGTTGAACCAGATAATCAACAACTACAACAACGCATTGAAGATACACAAATTTTGCGTAATAACAATCAGTCCACTGTGCCTTCAAATCTTGCGCTAGAAAAACAGACCAACCCCTTTTTACGTTTTGATATGGCTAGCGTACGCTCAGCCGCTGAAAATTTTGCAGGCCACCCGCTTACTACGCCTGCTGAAGTATTTAAAACTGTACGCTACTGGAAAGACACTTTAGACTAAAAATAATATAATATCTCAATCACTCTATGCCCCTAAATAATGACCCTGAATAATGACCCTAAATAAAATTAATCTCGTTTTTTTGCTTTTTGTTTTTCTTCAAGGATGTAGCACAACAAATATACAGAACACGTCTACTGCTGACTCAAAGTCTTCTTTTGATATTAAATATTTATTTGATTTCAATAGTGACGATCCCATCATCAACTCCACCAGTGAAATACTCCAATCATCAGCAGTAGAAACACAGGCCAGTATTGAACAACAGATGAGCGATTATTTAGCAAACCCTGAAACTAAACCATCATCGCCAGTGCAATATAATGATGTCTGGCAGCGTTTAAATAGCCTATATCAATTATCTGCTATTGATAATCAACGCATTAGAAAACAGGAAATGATTTTTTTAAAAAATCCACTTAGAATTGAAACAATTTCTAAACGTGCCAGTCCTTTTTTACATTTTATAGTCGAAGAAGTAAACAAGCGGAATATGCCGGGAGAAATTGCCTTATTACCCATCATTGAAAGCAGTTTTAAAACCAATGCTTATTCATCCATGAGAGCCTCTGGCTTATGGCAGTTTGTGCCTGCCACAGGCAAGCATTTTGGTTTAAAACAAAACTGGTGGTATGACGGACGTCGTGATATTTATCATTCAACTCTCGCTGCTCTTACTTATTTAGAACAATTAAATCGTTATTATAAGGGCGATTGGTTGTTGGCCTTAGCGGCCTATAATGCTGGTGCAGGTAATATTAACAAGGCCATTAAAAAGAATTTAAAACTCGGTAAGCCGACTGATTATTGGTCTTTATCATTACCACGAGAAACATTCAAATATGTGCCTAAATTGTTGGCCATCGCTAAAATCATTAATAATCACGCCGCATTGGGCATTCATTTAAACCCCATTGAAAACCAGCCACGTTTAATGATCATTAATACACATTCGCAAATTGATCTATCCAGAGTTGCGAAAATGGCCAATATTAGTTTAAAGGAATTACGTCACTACAACCCCGGATTCAAACAATGGGCTACCGATCCCGAAGGGCCACATCATTTGTTTATTCCTATTGAAAATGTGACTCAGTTTGAACAACAATTGGCACTACTTGATGATAAGGATCGAGTGCAATGGTATCGACATAAAATTCGTTCTGGTGAAAGCCTCAGTGTGATTGCCCGAAAATACCGAGTATCCGTCTCTGTCTTGAAAACAGCTAATCATTTAAAAAACTCTCGTATTCGTGCCGGTAAATACCTTATGGTACCTTCTCGTGGTGATAATAATAAGGGATTATTAGCAGAAAGCTCTAAGGGCAGAATCAAGAAAAGTTCTCTCACAGCCAAACAAAGAAAAAACCTGCAGACTTATAATGTTAAAGCGGGCGATTCTTTTTGGAAAATTGCACATCGTTTGCAAATCTCCCATAAGAAATTAGCTTCTTTAAATGGCTTATCAACGCGTGACACCTTATCACTTGGACAAGTACTTTACATTCAACCTCAGGATAACGGGCAAGCACTAGCTCATAACAAGCAAACATCCAACAATCAATCAACACATTACAAAGTAAAGTCAGGTGATTCACTTTATACTATTTCCAAACAGTTTAATGTCTCCATTAATGATCTCAAGCGCTGGAATCATGCCACCTTGAAAAAGTATCTCAAACCCGGTCAAGAACTAAAGATAGTTGAATTAGCATCGGCCAAGGTAAACTAATGCCAACTTATACATTCAAGGTTTGTCAGGATGTGAATCATAAAGCGTGTCAAACTTATCCCCTGGAACGCGCACAAAGTATTTTTAAAAACCTACAACTCCAAGGGGTTTCAACACAGTCTAAATGTGGTGGCAAAGCCCTTTGTGGTGGATGCCGCATTCAGATCTTATCAGATAACAAATATTGCAATGCCCCTGTTGCAGAAGAAAAAAGCCAGCTATCTTCGGAGCAATTAGCGCAAGGCTGGCGGCTTTCATGCCAACTTTATAGTCTCAGAGACATTGAGTTTTCCCTACCAGTGGCAATAGATTAAAGTTATCTGTTAAAACAAGCTAAAACAATTTGTATTTATTTAAACCATTGCCTATACTTTTTTCATGTTAACTTCTTCCTACAAACGCTTTCTGGCGACTTGCTTTATTAGTATTTCACTAATTATACTTTCTGCCTGCTCATCGATGCTGTCATCTACGGCCAATAAACTGGCAAGCAATTTATCCTATACCATTTTAAATTCTGATGATCCACAAACAGTAGCAGACGGTGCTCCAGCCTATTTGTTATTGATGGATAGCTTTTTGCTGGAATCTAATAATAATCCTAAACTGCTTCAATCTGCAGCCAGTCTCTATAGTGCCTATGCAGGTGTGTTTGTAAACAGTGAAACACGTGCTGCAAAAATGACGGATAAAGCGCTTAATTATGCACTTGAAGCTTTATGTATTGAAAACAAAAAAAACTGTCATATTCGCAAACTGCATTATCACGATTTTGCTCAACAAGCTGCCACAATCAATAAAACTAATCTTAATTCATGGTATGTTCTGGGTTCGACCTGGGCAGGTTGGATTAAAGCCAATAGCAGTAATATGTCAGCCATTGCAGAACTACCCAAAGTCACCTTAATCATGGAAAAAATCATTGCCATAGACGAAGACTGGCAAGATGGTCAGACGCATTTATATCTGGGCGTATTGAAAACTCTATTGCCTCCCGCATTGGGCGGCAAACCTGAACAAAGTCAGGCACATTTTAAGAAAGTCATTAACCTATCTCAAGGTAAAAACCTGATGGCTAAGGTACTCTATGCAGAGAAATATGCTAGGCTTTTATTTGAACAAGCACTGCATGACAGGCTGTTAAATGAAGTGATTGCAGCTGATCCTTATGCAGAAAATTTAACCTTGATGAATGTTCTCGCACAAAAAAAAGCCCATGAGCTACTTGCTACTTCAAATGAATATTTTTAATTAAATTACAACTAGAGCTATCGACCCAATACAAACACTTATGAATAAACACTTCCTTCCTTTCTTTATTATTTTACTCGCCCTAATATTTAATGTGGCTATACTTAACCGGACACACAACTTAAAATAACTAAAAGATAAAAAGTGTGACCTAAAATGAATGATCAAACAAAAAAACCGAATAAAAGCTATACATCAGAATTTAAAGAATCAGCTGTCAAATTAGCTAATGAGACGGATCAACCCGTTTCTCAGACTGCCAGGGAGCTAGGTGTTAATGTAAATACTCTACATACCTGGATCAGTAAATATTCCAAACCGGTGAAGACGGTAGCCAATAGAAGTGATGAACACATTTATGATGAAGTAAAACGTCTGAAAAAGAATTGGCAAAAGTGATTCAGGAGCGTGATTTATTAAAAAGGCCACAGCGTACTTTGCAAGGGAAACTTTGTGAAGTACGCATGGATAACGATCAGGCTAAAGATTACCCGGTAACGATTCTGTGCCGTTTTATGGATGTTTCCGTAGTTGCTATTATGATTGGGTTAGCTCTCCTAAAACGGATAGAGAGAAAGAAAATGAAGCGCTTACTGAGCAGCTAAAAAACTGTTTGAAGACAGTCGCAAGACTTATGGAACCCGTCGTCTTAAAAGAAAACTGGCTGAAAAAGGCGTTCATATAAGCCGCCGGAGGTGGTCGATTAATGAAAAAGCCGGTTTGTTTTGTAAAACGAAGAGACGCTTTAAAGCGACGACTAATTCCAAGCATAATAAGCGTATATCTCCAAATTTACTGGAAAGAGAGTTTACTGTCTCTCAACCTGATCGCTACTATGTGGGTGATATTACCTATATTGCCACCAAGGAAGGCTGGTTATATTTAGCGGTTGTCATTGACTTATTCTCTAGGCAAATTGTTGGCTGGTCGATGGATGAGCGAATGAAAGCCAAGCTAGTCAATGATGCTTTACTGATGGCCATATGGAAGCGTAAACCAATGGATGGATTGCTTTGGCATACTGACCGAGGTAGCCAATATGCCTCTGATAGTCATAGAAAAATATTGTCGGATCATAACATAATTCAGTCTATGAGCCGCAAAGGAAATTGCTGGGACAATGCTGTATCAGAGAGCTTCTTTCATAGTTTGAAAACTGAATTGACGCACCATTGTCGATTCAAAACCAGAGTAGAAGCAAAGCAGGCAATATTTGAATATATTGAGGTATTTTATAATCGGGAGCGACTTCATTCGGCTAATGATTATTTGTCACCAGTCGATTATGAAATACAGCAGGAAATAGCTTAAATCGATTGATTGAAGAGGGTAAAAGGCGACATAAATGCCGCCCATTACCGTTGACGGCCATCGGCTCCTCAGCCTGTGCCGTGAAGATATTGTAACAGGATCATTACCGTTGTGAAAATACCTTGGGTGAATGGAACGGCTCTATCGTTCCAGAGGGCAAAGCCCTTTCTCTTCATCTGTTTAAAGTTAACATGAGAAACTAAAATGATAGGAAATACAAAATGACAAAAATCACTTGAAACAGCCAAAAAATATTTAGAAAACTGTCCGGAAAAGTGTTGACACATCATGATAAGATATCACAGGAAACCCTGCAATCATTTGGTGTCATACCCATTCCCCTTCCCTATGGTGATGTACTAGCGGGACTGCAAACCGGGCTTATCGATACGGTTGCCATGTCACCCATTGGGGCAATTGCTCTGCAATGGTATACCCAAATTAAATACATTACTGACATGCCCTTGCTCTATTCATTGGGGATTTTAGCGCTTAATAAAAAGCCTTTAATAAAATGTCTTCTGCTGATCAAAAATTGTTAGACAAGTGATGCAACAGGCTTTTGATAAAATAGAAGTGACCAACCGAAAAATAATGTTGATGCCTTAGCGGTCTTAAAACAATCTGGAATCAAGTTTATCAAACCTACAGAGGCAGAATACCAACAATGGCAACAACTATCAGACAAAGCCAATGAACAATTAGTCTCATCTGGCATACTCGATGCGCAGCTCGTTAAAAAAGTAGAACAGCTTTTATATGAGTTTCGCCATTAAATATATCGGCATTAGTAATAATTGATTTAAGAGTCAAGGGCTAATGGCTAAAGGGCAGGATTATCAATGAAATTTTCTCCTCCGGTATTTATTAGTATTTTACATAAAAACAGCTTACGCCTTGAAAGTATATTCTTGGTTTCGTTGTTTTTGTGATCCTGATAATTGCTGTGACACAAATGTTTTTACGAAATTTCTTTGATTTTGGTCTTTTATGGGCCGATACTTTTTGCGTATCTCGGTCTTGTGGCTGGGATTATTAGGTGCAGTTTTTGCCAGTCGAAATAATAATGATGTGTCAACACTTTTCCGGACAGTTTTCTAAATATTTTTTGGCTGTTTCAAGTGATTTTGTCATTTTGTATTTCCTATCATTTTAGTTTCTCATGTTAACTTTAAACAGATGAAGAGAAAGGGCTTTGCCCTCTGGAACGATAGAGCCGTTCCATTCACCCAAGGTATTTTCACAACGGTAATGATCCTGTTACAATATCTTCACGGCACAGGCTGAGGAGCCGATGGCCGTCAACGGTAATGGGCGGCATTTATGTCGCCTTTACCCTCTTCAATCAATCGATTTAAGCTATTTCCTGCTGTATTTCATAATCGACTGGTGACAAATAATCATTAGCCGAATGAAGTCGCTCCCGATTATAAAATACCTCAATATATTCAAATATTGCCTGCTTTGCTTTACTCTGGTTTTGAATCGACAATGGTGCGTCAATTCAGTTTTCAAACTATGAAAGAAGCTCTCTGATACAGCATTGTCCCAGCAATTTCCTTTGCGGCTCATAGACTGAATTATGTTATGATCCGACAATATTTTTCTATGACTATCAGAGGCATATTGGCTACCTCGGTCAGTATGCCAAAGCAATCCATCCATTGGTTTACGCTTCCATATGGCCATCAGTAAAGCATCATTGACTAGCTTGGCTTTCATTCGCTCATCCATCGACCAGCCAACAATTTGCCTAGAGAATAAGTCAATGACAACCGCTAAATATAACCAGCCTTCCTTGGTGGCAATATAGGTAATATCACCCACATAGTAGCGATCAGGTTGAGAGACAGTAAACTCTCTTTCCAGTAAATTTGGAGATATACGCTTATTATGCTTGGAATTAGTCGTCGCTTTAAAGCGTCTCTTCGTTTACAAAACAAACCGGCTTTTCATTAATCGACCAATTCTCCGGCGGCTTATATGAACGCCTTTTCAGCCAGTTTTCTTTAAGACGACGGGTTCCATAAGTCTTGCGACTGTCTTCAAACAGTTTTTTAGCTGCTCAGTAAGCGCTTCATTTTCTTTCTCTCTATCCGTTTTAGGAGAGCTAACCCAATCATAATAGCAACTACGGGAAACATCCATAAACGGCACAGAATCGTTACCGGGTAATCTTTAGCCTGATCAGTTATCCATGCGTACTTCACAAAGTTTCCCTTGCAAAGTACGCTGTGGCCTTTTAATAAATCACGCTCCTGAATCACTTTGCCAATTCTTTTTCAGACGTTTTACTTCATCATAAATGTGTTCATCACTTCTATTGGCTACCGTCTTCACCGGTTTGGAATATTTACTGATCCAGGTATGTAGAGTATTTACATTAACACCTAGCTCCTGGCAGTCTGAGAAACAGGTTGATCCGTCTCATTAGCTAATTTGACAGCTGATTCTTTAAATTCTGATGTATAGCTTTTATTCGGTTTTTTTGTTTGATCATTCATTTTAGGTCACACTTTTTATCTTTTAGTTATTTTAAGTTGTGTGTCCGGTTAAGTATAGCCACATTAATTGTTAGTTGGTATGGCTTACAATTAGTATTAATAGAGATAGAAGATGCGGGTATTGCTTTTGCCACCATTCCTACCTGGCTCACGGTCATTATTATTCCATTAAGTTTTTTTATTATTTTTATCCGTTATCTGAGCATGGCATTGTTATTATTTATTGGCTACGAAGTTGATGATAATGCAATACAATAACATAACGACAAAAAGATCATTTGCTTTGCTCATTGGTTTTATACAATGATATTTCTTATTGTTCTTAGCCTCTTAGTGCTCGCCTGGTTTGGTGCCCCCCTATTCACCCTGATCTTATCCGTGGCAATCATTGGCTTTAGCGTTCAGGATGTCGATCTCACTGTTATTCCCATAGAATTTTATCGCATCACTAATACCCCGCTATTACTGGCACTGCCTTTGTTTACTTTTAGTGGCTATTTAATGGGTGAAAGTAACACCTCACATCGTATTGTGCGTTTATCCAGTGCAATCTTCGGCTGGTTACCTTCAAATTTAGTATTAATCACTCTTGTTACCAGCGCCTTATTTACCGCATTTACGGGCGCTACGGGCGTTACGATTGTTGCTCTGGGTGCTTTGCTTTACCCCGCATTAAAACAATCGGGTTATAGTGAACAATTTTCTTTAGGTTTAATTACAACATCCGGTAGCTTAGGGCTTCTACTTGCCCCCTCCCTGCCTTTAATCCTTTATGTTGTCATCGTTCAACAACTTGATTTAGACCAAAGCATCAGTATTAAGCAAGTCTTTCTCGCAGGTATATTGCCAACATTGCTGATGATATTTAGCTTGTTTCTATGGAGCATCTGGGTCACACGAAAAACTCCCATAAAACGATCAAAAGTCAGTTTTAAAGAATTAACCGCAGCATTAAATGAGTCCAAATGGGAACTTCCAATGCCGTTCTTTATCCTTGGGGGTATTTTCTCTGGTGTATTTGCTGTGTCAGAGGCAGCGGCAATCACAGCCTTATACATTATTATTGTTGAAGTCTTCATCTTAAAAGAAGTAAAAATTAGCCAATTACCCACAATCATCCAGCAATCGATGACCATGATAGGCAGTATTATACTTATTCTTGCCTGTGCGTTGGCGATGACTAATTATTTAATTGATGCAGAGATTCCGGTATTGTTATTTGAGTGGATCAATCAACATATTAGCAGCCCAATTACCTTTCTCTTATTATTAAATGTATTTTTATTAGTCTTAGGGGCTATTCTTGACATCTTTTCAGCCATTGTCATTATGTCGCCCATTATTGTACCTGTGGCGATTAATTTTGGTATTCATCCAGTGCATCTAGGGATGATTTTTCTGGCTAATATGCAATTAGGCTATTTAACACCACCGGTTGGGATGAATTTATTTATCGCAAGTTATCGCTTTAAGAAGCCTATTTTCGATATTTATCGCTCAACTATTGTTATGATGTTGATACTTTTGCTTTGTGTGCTTATTATTACCTATGTACCTGCCTTAAGTTTATTTTTTATAGAATAATTAAATAACAACCAACACAAAAATAACAATAACAATAACAATAACAATAACAATAACAATAACAATAACAATAACTCTTACACCAACAAGGCTCTAAATTTTATGAAAGTGTTGATAGTGGAACGCTCAAGGCTACAACAAACCGTATTATCACGCATTTTTTCTGGCGAAGGTGTCATCGTGTCAGTGGTCCATGATTATCATCATGCCTTACAGCGTCTTGCAGACGAAAAAATCGATATTGTCTGTACTGCCTATCAACTTGAAGCTGACAAAAGTGGTGTCGATTTAGCCACTGAAATCCGTAAAATAAAAAAATACCGCGACATACCAATAATGTTAATGGCTTCTAATATTAAACATTTATCAACACTTGATGCCTATAATGCGGGTGTGACAGAAATTTTTGATCGGTCAAACTTTGAAGAATTATCCAACAATATTCAGTCCTTATTAAATCGCCGCGTCTGTTCAATCAATGCACACATATTGTACATCGAAGACAGTAAAACTGCCGCCATACTGACGATGCGTGACTTAGAAGCTTGTAACATGACCTTTGATCACTATATTAGCGCTGATGAGGCAATTATTGCCTATAAAAACAATCAGGACATTTACGATATGGTTATCACTGATGTCGTGGTAGAGGGTAAATTGGATGGCCTGGGCTTTGTAAGAGAGTTAAGAAAAATAACGCCTGAAAATTATAAAATGCCGGTACTTGCCGTTTCAGGTCTTGATGATGTGTCACGACGAGTCGAATTATTACGCTCAGGGGCTAATGATTATATAGTCAAACCCTATGTTAAAGACGAGTTATTAGTCCGTGTAAAGAACCTGATAACCACCAAAAATTTATTTGATCAGGTTGAGATACAGCAAGATTTACTCTATAAACAAGCAATGCAAGATCACCTGACGGGTTTATATAATCGTCATGCAATGGAAACCTTACTCCCTAAGTTTTGTAGTTCTGCAATTCGTCACCAAAAACCCATTGGCATTCTATTTTTCGATATTGATCATTTCAAACAAGTTAATGATACTCATGGCCATCTTGTTGGGGATAATGTACTCATTCAAATGGGTAAATTGATTTTATCTAATTTTAGATCTGAAGATTTCAGCGCACGTTATGGTGGTGAGGAATTTATTGTTATTTTATACGATACGGATTATGAACAAACTTTGACCATCGCAGAAAAATTCAGAAAGAATATAGAGTTCCATGATTTCTCAGACATTAAAATCACCATCAGTATTGGTGCGATCAACACGTTTTTAAATGAAAACTCGGATATTAATGAACTGTTTAAGGTGGCTGATAAAATTCTATATGAAGCAAAAGAATCAGGCAGAAACAAAGTGTGTTCGTTTGATTTAACGAATAGGGCAAACTAAAGCATATTACATTCCAAGAGAATATTTTTTAGTGCCTCTAAAGGTTTGTTGCTTTGCGTGATTGGACGACCAATAACAAGATAATCCGAACCTGCCAATAAGGCCTGTGAAGGTGTCATAACACGTTGTTGATCGCCTATATTAGAACCTGCTGGTCTAACCCCAGGCGTTACTAGACAAAAGTCAGAACCAATCTGCTGTTTTAATTCAGTTACTTCTAAGGGTGAACAAACTACACCATCCAGCCCAGACTCATTTGCCAGCTTTGCCAAACGCAAAACCTGTTCTGCAGGCTCTATATCCAAGCCCACTTCTGCGATATCCTGACGATTAAGACTGGTCAAAATCGTGACCCCAATCAACAATGGCTGGTGCTCACTTTTTTCAATGGCTTCACGGGCATATTGCATCATTTTACGACCACCGGAGGCGTGAATATTGACCATCCACACGCCCATATCAGCAGCAGCTTGGCAGGCAGCTGCAACGGTATTTGGGATATCATGAAATTTGAGATCTAAAAAAACATCAAAGCCTTTATCAATTAACTTTTTAACTAATGCAGGGCCACAACGCACAAATAATTCTTTGCCCACTTTTAAACGACACAATTGGGGTTCAAGTTGATCCACTAAGGCCATTGTACTTGCTTCATCTTTAAAATCTAAAGCAATGATAATTTTTGGATCATGAATAGAAATCATAGTTTTTCCTAAATAATATAATAGCCAAAAGAGTCTATTCGCCTTCTATACCCTGGATGGGTTTTATAGAACTCCAGGACTTACAACTGGGGCAATTCCAGTACATCGACTTGACATGAAAACCACATTGCGTGCATTGATAGACAGGTTTGTTTTCTTGTAGTTTATTGGTGATTTCCTGCAAAATTAACAAATTGTCATGCGCTGTTCCTTTGGTGAAATCAAGGCTCATATCAATCAATGAACTTAAACCACGCAAAGAGGGTTTTTTTCTTAAAGATTCAACAATGAATAATGCAGCGGTCTTATCATCAACACGACTTTGAATTTGCTCAGCATAAAGTAAAATTGAGGTAATACCACCGTATTTATTGAGCACATATTCTAAATAGGTTTTAACCTCTTTATTATTACCCAATTCCTTATAACAGTGAATTAGAGGCTCTAATACTTCTGAAATCAGTAAAGGATCTTGTTGCTCAACTCTACGATAGGCACGTGTGGCGGCCTTACAATTGCCCAGTTTATGGTGTATTTCACCTTCTAGTATACTGGCACGTACGGACTGTTTATCTGTACCCAGTGCTTTTTTCACCAGCTTTAGTGCTTCTTTACTATTACCCGATTGATAATTCGCTAGGGCAAGCTCACAATAAAAGTGAGCAACTTGTAATGAATAGGATTTATTGATAGCAGATTCGAGTTTTTTGGCCGTAATAATAGCCTCACTCCAGTCATGTTCCTGTTCATAGATTGACAATAGATATTTTAACGCAGAAGGCACATGGGATTGTTTTTGTAATAATGCCTGAAATAGATTTTCAGCTCTGTCTAATAAACCTGCGTGCATAAAATCACGGGCTAATTCATAGAGTGCATCATTTCTTTTCGCTAAGCTTAAAGAAGGTTTGGCTATTACATTTTGGTGGATTTTTATCGCTTGTTCGACTTCACCTCTTTGCCGGTAAAGATTACCCAGAGAGATGTGTGTATCAACTGTTTCTTCACCCACTTCTAACATACCAACAAAAACATCGATGGCTTTATCGGTTTGTTCATTTAAAAGGTAGTTTAAGCCTTTAAAGTAATCAGAGCTGAGTAAGTAACTTGAAGCAGAGTCATTGCTGTCATTTTTTTTTCGTCCTAGGAAATAACCCAGCATGAAAGCAAGAATAACGAAGGGCAAAACAATAATTAAAGGTGTATTTTCCATCATATAACCTGAACAAGACTTAATCTTATCAAATGTGTTTTTCAGGCGCTTGTAATACGGTTACGGATTTTTCATCAACTTTCTTCAATTGACGTTGTGCACGGCGAACCTGATGTCTTAAACTAAAAATAACCATACTATTAATAATTGTCGCTAACAAAGCCCCTATCATAATAGCACCCACCAATAAGATTGATAGTGGTTGAGTCATACTGCCATAATAAAAATTAAATTGTACTGGTTCGGCGTTAACAATCGCAATTGCCACACCAAAAGCCATAAAGATAAGTAAAACTAATATGCTAAACAATCGCTTCATGTATTATATCCAATTCATGTCAGAGATAAGAGT
This genomic window from sulfur-oxidizing endosymbiont of Gigantopelta aegis contains:
- the dctP gene encoding TRAP transporter substrate-binding protein DctP; this encodes MLTHHDKISQETLQSFGVIPIPLPYGDVLAGLQTGLIDTVAMSPIGAIALQWYTQIKYITDMPLLYSLGILALNKKPLIKCLLLIKNC
- the gloB gene encoding hydroxyacylglutathione hydrolase produces the protein MNIDTISPLKQSEKSVNNCSDISPRVSRIPAFDDNYIWFIHGLANLHAEQQIIIVDPGEAAPVIEAIKANDYQPQAIFITHHHADHTGGISELLKTYNIPVYGPQNETIESINFTLNEELSINMPDMGLSFDVLDVPGHTRGHIAYVGHHLLFIGDTLFAGGCGRIFEGTSEQMHHSLAKLLKLSDETMVYCAHEYTTDNLVFAQRVEPDNQQLQQRIEDTQILRNNNQSTVPSNLALEKQTNPFLRFDMASVRSAAENFAGHPLTTPAEVFKTVRYWKDTLD
- a CDS encoding TRAP transporter large permease, whose protein sequence is MIFLIVLSLLVLAWFGAPLFTLILSVAIIGFSVQDVDLTVIPIEFYRITNTPLLLALPLFTFSGYLMGESNTSHRIVRLSSAIFGWLPSNLVLITLVTSALFTAFTGATGVTIVALGALLYPALKQSGYSEQFSLGLITTSGSLGLLLAPSLPLILYVVIVQQLDLDQSISIKQVFLAGILPTLLMIFSLFLWSIWVTRKTPIKRSKVSFKELTAALNESKWELPMPFFILGGIFSGVFAVSEAAAITALYIIIVEVFILKEVKISQLPTIIQQSMTMIGSIILILACALAMTNYLIDAEIPVLLFEWINQHISSPITFLLLLNVFLLVLGAILDIFSAIVIMSPIIVPVAINFGIHPVHLGMIFLANMQLGYLTPPVGMNLFIASYRFKKPIFDIYRSTIVMMLILLLCVLIITYVPALSLFFIE
- a CDS encoding LysM peptidoglycan-binding domain-containing protein — protein: MSDYLANPETKPSSPVQYNDVWQRLNSLYQLSAIDNQRIRKQEMIFLKNPLRIETISKRASPFLHFIVEEVNKRNMPGEIALLPIIESSFKTNAYSSMRASGLWQFVPATGKHFGLKQNWWYDGRRDIYHSTLAALTYLEQLNRYYKGDWLLALAAYNAGAGNINKAIKKNLKLGKPTDYWSLSLPRETFKYVPKLLAIAKIINNHAALGIHLNPIENQPRLMIINTHSQIDLSRVAKMANISLKELRHYNPGFKQWATDPEGPHHLFIPIENVTQFEQQLALLDDKDRVQWYRHKIRSGESLSVIARKYRVSVSVLKTANHLKNSRIRAGKYLMVPSRGDNNKGLLAESSKGRIKKSSLTAKQRKNLQTYNVKAGDSFWKIAHRLQISHKKLASLNGLSTRDTLSLGQVLYIQPQDNGQALAHNKQTSNNQSTHYKVKSGDSLYTISKQFNVSINDLKRWNHATLKKYLKPGQELKIVELASAKVN
- the pyrF gene encoding orotidine-5'-phosphate decarboxylase gives rise to the protein MISIHDPKIIIALDFKDEASTMALVDQLEPQLCRLKVGKELFVRCGPALVKKLIDKGFDVFLDLKFHDIPNTVAAACQAAADMGVWMVNIHASGGRKMMQYAREAIEKSEHQPLLIGVTILTSLNRQDIAEVGLDIEPAEQVLRLAKLANESGLDGVVCSPLEVTELKQQIGSDFCLVTPGVRPAGSNIGDQQRVMTPSQALLAGSDYLVIGRPITQSNKPLEALKNILLECNML
- a CDS encoding 2Fe-2S iron-sulfur cluster-binding protein — translated: MPTYTFKVCQDVNHKACQTYPLERAQSIFKNLQLQGVSTQSKCGGKALCGGCRIQILSDNKYCNAPVAEEKSQLSSEQLAQGWRLSCQLYSLRDIEFSLPVAID
- a CDS encoding TRAP transporter TatT component family protein, producing MLSSTANKLASNLSYTILNSDDPQTVADGAPAYLLLMDSFLLESNNNPKLLQSAASLYSAYAGVFVNSETRAAKMTDKALNYALEALCIENKKNCHIRKLHYHDFAQQAATINKTNLNSWYVLGSTWAGWIKANSSNMSAIAELPKVTLIMEKIIAIDEDWQDGQTHLYLGVLKTLLPPALGGKPEQSQAHFKKVINLSQGKNLMAKVLYAEKYARLLFEQALHDRLLNEVIAADPYAENLTLMNVLAQKKAHELLATSNEYF
- a CDS encoding diguanylate cyclase, which translates into the protein MERSRLQQTVLSRIFSGEGVIVSVVHDYHHALQRLADEKIDIVCTAYQLEADKSGVDLATEIRKIKKYRDIPIMLMASNIKHLSTLDAYNAGVTEIFDRSNFEELSNNIQSLLNRRVCSINAHILYIEDSKTAAILTMRDLEACNMTFDHYISADEAIIAYKNNQDIYDMVITDVVVEGKLDGLGFVRELRKITPENYKMPVLAVSGLDDVSRRVELLRSGANDYIVKPYVKDELLVRVKNLITTKNLFDQVEIQQDLLYKQAMQDHLTGLYNRHAMETLLPKFCSSAIRHQKPIGILFFDIDHFKQVNDTHGHLVGDNVLIQMGKLILSNFRSEDFSARYGGEEFIVILYDTDYEQTLTIAEKFRKNIEFHDFSDIKITISIGAINTFLNENSDINELFKVADKILYEAKESGRNKVCSFDLTNRAN